A segment of the Centropristis striata isolate RG_2023a ecotype Rhode Island chromosome 15, C.striata_1.0, whole genome shotgun sequence genome:
TCCGAATGATGAAAATGCTTTAATAAAAATACTTATGGGGGAAACTTCAAAGAGTTAAAATCTCCTGCCAAAAAAGCTTGATTGGGTCCAGTCAGATGGCTGAGAAGACAATCCTATATTTTTAGGTTGTAGAAAGTCCTCTTTACAAATAGAGATAGTTATTTTGTCTGAAGGGTTTGTTTTGTACATGGAGAAGAAATGCTGTACAATGGTTCAACCAGACTGACAAGTGAAAGGgcagaaagagacaaatatCCCTCTGAGCAACAGTAAATAAGAACAGAAGAAATTCGCAGTCACTGGCAAAAGAAACTGGACAAGTTGTGTGCAGATTTAAATAAGAACACATTCCTGTTTCAGTGTCAAGTGCAATGTTTATAACAAGCTGGATTCAACATGTGTGTCCCTTTAGCAAAGCTATTCTTCAAACACAATTCACAATAGCAATTGAAGGTTAGTCAATGGGTTAACTCTATTGGAATTGGATCAGGCAATATCAGCTGAACATACTATTGACTATTACTATTGATTAACAGTTCACCTGTTCTGATGAATAACTAACTCAATATTTAGAGCCAAGCTGCATGTTGTGGTTCAATAATGATCTAGGGTCACTTATCATCAAATtcttcttttgtgtcatttattttatttaaaatggcaGCGTTAATATGGCCATGCCAGTTTTGCTTTAAGCTACACatgaaaaattacaaacatACCCTTTAAAGAAAACTTGGATCGCAGTCATCATCTATCTTCTCTCATCTTATTTCTTTTGCGGTTTGTTGCAGCCACAAATAAGTTGGTGTGGAACTGAATGAACAGGATGTTAGTagataatgaaataatgaaatgaaataattcCATCTGTTTACAGTCCAACTTCTCTTGTTCCTGAAACTTTCTAATTAGTGCCAAGGCAGAAGAAGGAGACAGAGTAAAGATTGCTGCAGTAGATGAAAAtgataaaactagaaaaatgcATTTGTATTATTGaacaataatcaaataataaccGCACCTGGTCTATTTTATATGTGTCACATGTTTGTGAAAAGAATAATTATGAAAACACATTAGTCCAGTCTGGATGTAAATGTAGGCTGTATGAGCCTATACTCAGTATTATTCAGATGTAATATGTAGCCTAATGTAGTGGTAGATACCAAATGTTTTTCAGAAATATGATGTCAATGTAAAGTCTATGTAAAGGAAAATTGTATCTACAAAGACATTGTTTCACAATCCTAGACCCATTTGATATAGCCACTAAATGAAGGCCATCCAAAACAGTTATGCCTGCCTGAATGCTGAATGAActcaaagtacatttactcaagtactgtacttaagttaaGTATTtaatgtacttgtactttacttgagtatttccattttatgtaactttatacttctattccactacattttaaggtcagtattgtactttttactccactacatttagctgacagctttaattacttttgacattaaaatcatgataaatttaaagtgataagatgtttttttttaattaaacctcataacagtttattaagtcGTCAAAATGAGACctatcttgaggaaattaaaatgatgcttgcataaatgcatcaatacaaataatctaatatatatatatatatatatatatatatatatatatatgtagaatataTAAAGCCGTCTGAGTGGGTTCATACAACATAaagagcacttttacttttgacaagtatattttgatgctgatacttttgtacatttacttTTTGCAAGTTTTGCAtgctggacttttacttgtagtggagtcatttcacagtgtggtatcagtacttttactcaagtaagggatctgaatactttttccaccacaggCTATTTTCTGTTTGATgcagtgaataaaaaataaaataaataaaataataatttttttttttttttttttaaataaaaaaatcatctcAGCCCTGCACCAGTACCTGcagtattgttttttcttttgtagtataaaatgttttttgaggcactgaattttaggtcttcattaaatgtaagccacaatcattataattagaggaaattaaacaaattaagacAAATTacgtttcattctgtgtgtaatggatctatataatgtgctatttccactttttaaaacgtttctatgatattctaatgtattgaggtGCACCTGTAAATACGCTAATACGCTCTTTATGTCGCATTAGACCAAACGTGAATGTGGAAACTAACCTTCATGGATAATTGTCACCTCGTTTCGACCAGCCCGCTCTTCTCTGTTCAGTTAAAAGGTGTATTTACAGTTTGTGGTGGTGTGTGAGACAACTGCGTTCAGTCTTTTGTCTTTAAACTGTCTAACGCACAGTGTCTTTCTTGTAGCGTGTCCGCTTAGCTCCCAAAACAACACTTCCTCCACACAGGTGGACAGGTAACCAGGTAACGGCTAATGAGTCAAAGGTCAAACGGTTACCCTTACCGTGACGTCACACTAACAGTATTCTACCATAACAATACTGCAGCTAAGCAATGCAATGCTATCTAAGTTTATGGATATGGATAGTAAATGTGtgcattttgtgaatgtaatGTTGTGCAGGATTTTTGGATAGACTTGAGAAATCATTTATCTAACTTTCTTAGTGTATCATACCTattcaccaaaaaagatgttctttgttattttactcaTTGTAACAAATCTGTTGAATTTGTAACCAGTTTCTTAATTTTCTCTTGTAAGTtctttatacacaaacacagatttccCAAAGCTAAGCCAAAGTTTAAGGTGTTTCCACTTGAATTCAACTATCTTCTTAAGTCTCTCAGGATTGAaagacaaatatatttataaacataaaaacatatatttcttcaaTATTATGAATTCCTAATAactatatgattttttaaaatcattatcagtgaaTGCACAGACTTTATGTACTTCGTATTTTCTGCGTGAccaatgtatgtatttttttttttttttttactatttatccTGATCAGTTCTTTGTTTCATGACATTTGTTTCTTGTAATCCCtttttgtctgacctcatgattgtaatgttccttaattgtcaaaaaggacaaaaaaaaatgctgcaggtAATCTATTAAGTCAAGCAGCTTTTCAACTctaatgatgttttaatgtctTACTCTGAACTTATAAATAAGTACAGTATTCCCATTCCTCCAAAGGAATACACTGTCATTTTTGACGCTATTCCTTCTGGTgttattatgctacttaaaagCTCCATTACATCTGAACTGACCTTATTGAAATTAGACCCTGCTGACACTAGTGTTGGTCAAATCTGTTTTTCTATAAGAAAAGTAATAACAACTGTAATAAACATGCTTTAATTCAAAAGGACATAATCTCATTTCAGTCTCTTACTGGAAGAGCTTCACTCCAGACTTGAACTGGAAGAAAATCTGGTGCCTTCCTTCTAAATATCTGATTATAAATAAGATTAAAgaagtgtcttttaaaatgaatcataGGTTTTATCCCTGCAGCTTATTTCTACGTAGATACAAAAAGGACATGACGTGGACTGCTCATTCTGCAAACAATGTGAAGAAAATCTTTGTCATTTGTTCTGGtcctgtcctttttttaatgttttttctggcAAGAAGTCTGTACATTTCCCAGAATATTTTATCTGGTGTCTCTCTTATATAAATGTACTGTTTGGGTTCCTCTCCTATCCTACAAACAACAAAGATTTTTCAttatcaaaaatgaataaataaaaatactgcaGGTACTGGTGCTGTAGCAGGGCCAAGATGATTAGTTTTTTTCACTGCATCAAACAGATAATAGcctgtggtggaaaaagtattcagatcccttacttgagtaaaagtactaataccacacaaattactccactacaagtaaaagtcctgcatgcaaaacttagtgaagtaaaagtacaaaagtatcagcatcaaaatgtgcttaaaaagtaaaagtagataTTATGCagaatatacaggtgcatctcaatcaattagaatatcatggaaaagtttatttatgtcagtaattaaattcaaaatgtggaaataacacattatatagatcgattacacacagaaaaaaacatctcatgtcttaatttatttaatttcttctaattataacgataatggcttacatttaacgaagaccttaaattcagtgtttttaaaaaaaaaagtatgtccatccatatgcactcaatacttggttggggctatttgacttgaactattggaaatggacttttccatgatattcaaatttattgagatgcacctgtacccactcagattgttaaatatattccaaatatattattggattatttgtattgatgcatttatgtaagcagcgctTTGAAtttgtagggctcattttaatatgctgttatgaggtataattttaaaaatgtttcatcaCTTTagaaattttatatatatattttttatgttaaatcttgacctgaaaagtcaGCAGCTAAATgaaatggaataaaaagtagaatgtttgcctcaaaatgtagtggagtagaagtataaagttacataaaatataaatactcaagtaaagtaaagtacacaaACCTCAaacttgtacttaagtacagtactttagtaaatgtacttagttacattccaccactgaaaacaGCAGTACTACCTTCTGATGTAATTGTCTCAGACCAAGAACACGCCACCACCTTTAGAAATTATATTGCTTCTACCCaaccacagcacacacacacacacacacacacacaaagagagacacaaacaccagaCAGACTGCAGACTCCTCTGGGGACATGCAGACATAAATCAAGGCTGCAGAGAAAGCAATTGTGCCTTCCTCACATCCATTGTCGGCACATGAATTCTTCCCCGTTGACATAACATGGGCAATCCTGTGGAGGTGTCTCTttacaaaacaaatgtttatgGACAGAGCAAACCATAGCTTTTCATGTGTCATATCAAATAATTACAGTATGAGACACAATTATAATTCTGTCTCCTCCAGTTTATTAATATGTAATcagcaatgtttttattcaagtAAGAATTTATGAGCAATCTTGGCCGTTCCAAACTGTTAAAACCAATCATCTAGGATTCTGACTCAGAAAACTGGATGCTCTCCATTGCTGTGAATATGATCTAAAATGCAACCAATTCTCTTTCTATCTGCCAAATACCACAAACACCAGCCTGCTGGGTGgcatgtaaagtatgcaagtacacactgtgacataaaacacaaacaagataCAACCAGGCATATTATTGAGTCATTGTTGCATTAAAGCAACAGGTTGGCTATTGAACAACCTACAGCCATAAAACGAGCTACTTCAATAAACAAACTTGCTTGTGTTATTAGAAATCGTATGATATAATAGGCTAGAGAAAATCAACAGGTTCACAGTAATATCATCTTGATAATGGATCTTTTTCCTATCGTGGAAATTGCTGTAGAGAACAATTCAATATGCACTCAGATTCTGAATTGTTATTTCATAGGATAAATGTCCTAAATAATAACCCAAGTTTTGGCAGCTCCAGTAAGACATCAGAGGAAGCAGCAGCTGGCACCGTGtacagagaaaggaaaggagaaagaTGACGGGGGATATACGAAGTCTGTCAGAAGCAATGTCAGGTCACTGCTCTCCTCATCTGCTCTCTGGCGAGCTCCATTCATCTTGGCAGATAGCAATTTATATGTCAAGTTAACCTCCCTCCACAGACTTGGCTCCGATGCCTTGACTAGGGCAGTACAACTCCACTGACAATTCTATAGTGCAATAACACAATTACAGGGCACAGGATTGAGCTGGGGAACAGCTCTCACAGCCGTAGTACACTAACCTCCTTTCACCACAATGGCTGACTTCATGCTCATACAGTCTTGGGGCAATGCCAAGGCAGACGATAGAGAGAGCTTTAACAGAAACAGATCAAAAGAGGACAGTTCAATTGTGgctcagataaaaaaaaaaagaactggtCATATTTTATGACTTATAGATTGTGTTACCTTGGTACCATTGTAAGATAGATTTAGACATTACTAAAGCTTTGGAAGCAGACACATTGCAATGATTTAAATTCTTCGAAGTAATTTGTCAGCCACTGTGGCTGAAGTGTTATTTACAAGCTCAATTGGCGGAAAATTATGCTGATATTACAAAGGGAGGAAATAAATAACAACTGCAAcccatgcaacaaaaaaaattaattgcacGGATGAAGAAAACTGTGCTTCAActgaaatattgttctttttattcattttactgaCAGCTGTAATTGCTTGGGTGAAGTCAACTAATTTGGGACAATTAACAATTCTCAACTTCCTCGACCTAAGTGCAGCCTTTGACACATCAAAGGCTCATATCTCCCTCCTTGACAGGCTTATTTCAGTCAGATTCACTAGCACTGGTTCAAGTTATACCTCTCTCGTCGCACTCAGTTTGTTCTTCAGATCAAGGCTCACCCCAGTCACTACTGGCATTCCTCAGGGCTCTCCATTGGGCCCTCAACTCTTCATTATCTATCCCTTTCCTCTCTGTCACATCCTCAGAAATCTTCAGGTCTTCACTTTCACTGCTGTGACACCCAGCTCAACCTCTCATCCAATCCTAACTTCATCCTTCCTCCCTCATCCCTCTCTGACTGTCTCCTTGAAGTTAAATCCTGGCTCTCTCATAACTTTGTCAAACTCAATAGCAATAAAACTGAGGTCTTCCTCGTTGGGTCCAAATCCAGTCTGGCCAAGTCTGAAAACTTCTCAAAAACAATTGACAATTCATCATTTCCTCCCTTACTCCCCCCATGTACAGAGCCTGGGCGTcaataattacattacattacatgtcatttagctgacggtTTTGTCCAAatcgacttacaataagtgcattcaacctgaaggtactggccttagaccacaggaatcaagtaagtacataactttaagagccaactgtaatcgctacaggagtgctatatgttaaagaagaagagaaaaaaaagagcagcatttcttaaatttttaatatatattgggtgaccatgacttaactgaggtattgttggaagaggtaggtcttattttattatttttgtttataataCTTCTAATATTGTACTTGAGATGACTTTTAGTTGTAATGGAGTCTTTTTCATCTCAGCATTGGCTCTATTACTTCAGTATTTCTTTAACCACTGTCCAATCAAGACACTTGCTTTATTGAAAGACAGACCTGTAACAGTGATAATGAGTATAGATGTAACTGTTTCAGCTAGAGGACACAATGAAATCTTTTCCATCCCCTTGCCATTTAAAGATGCCTTTGTTACTTCAAGTTAAATCCCTCTGAATGAACTGAAGGGGCCGTAAGTGCACAGTATAATTCACCGAGCACAGTCTGTCACAGGGGAGATTATGGATAGTTCAATAGCAGTTTCCCCCTCGTCAGCTTTGATTCTCCCAATTTATTAAACTGTGGGAGATTATATCAGCTGCCTTAAGCTGCAGGTGAGCATGAGTGGACAGGCAGGTGGGGCTGGTGGATAAAAACACAGACGGCTGGCCAGCGGCCCAGAAGCACCAGGCAGTAGAGGAAGACTAACAACATGCTCAAACCGCAAATTAGTTGGCTCGCTCTGCCTGGCTGCAGGAAGAGAATCAAATAGCCTCATCACTTCATATTCCCCCAACTCCAGTTCATCTCACAGATGTAATCAGACCAACAAGTCAAACAAACTCTTAAACTTTAGTTAAGCAATTCAGGGAGAAGTCAGCAGAAACTTGAGCCTTAATCTACAGTCtgcataataaatattaatgttcACCACTGTCTGCGCTGTTGGAATGTTTCAATGTGTGTACTACGTGTTTCACACCTGAGCATTATACACATACATGGTTGCTCATAAAGCTGGAATACAATTTTTCTGcatctttccatgaaattgtgatttattcttgacagaaaaagtgtatatcttctcaaaacttcattaattaatctctttcaaacatcacaatgaaaatgaaaccaccattaacagaggattgtgtctgaaaacacaattattccAACTTCTAATGCGACCATGTATATGATTGCCAAACATCTTCCTTCAAAACCATGGACTCTAAAGGGCGGCTTTGCCAATTGGTTACATACAATTGGGTTTACTCATCATTAGGACTTCTTTAAGCTTGTGAAAGAAGGTGTTCTGTCTTTAATTAAGTCTGCCAAAATGACACTGGTGCTCTCATCACATTTGCTTGAGCATGGAAACTGCAAATGTATAAAGCCTGGATTACATGAAAGCAGTTATTGAATTGCATTATGGGAATTAGGATTCCGTTGTTGGCTATTTTAGACACTAGAAGTAAGGATATCTCTACTTTAATTtcaattattcttttttctgGGAATGCTTTCCACCAGATTTTATAACCTACCCATAAGGATTTGCTCCCAGTCAGCCAGAGGAGCAATAGTGAGGTCAGCCACTGATTTTGGGTGATTAGGCCGAGTTCAAAGCTGGCGCCCCAGTGAACCTGTATATCACACTATGAGCAGCTGTGCCAAAATGGatgtaaaaggaaaaaatgggAGGATAAAGGTGTTATTGCATTAGTAGAGAGGGGATTTTTAAATATCCCTAAAGGTGGAGAGGTGGAGACTGGCCTGCAACAAGTGTGCTATGATTTAAAGAATATCAGTGGTGGAACTAAAATGTAGAAGTTTGAATTTTTTGTGCACatattaagacaaaaaaaaaagataaaaaaataacaacaaaagaaatGTGCAAGGTAGTGGCAAGAAAATCAAAAGAGCTTATACAGGTCTCTACCtttattaaaattcacaagttaaattaggTAACTAtgaaatagaagaagaaaaaatctaagacagtgagttttgtgttttcattatctctaagtcagaatcatcaaaatgacaagaaacagGCTTGAATGTTTTAACTCTATGTGAATGAATCTATattataatgtatgagtttcactttctgaaatgattgacaaaaatactttttcatgatattctaattttttcagATGTACCTGTATTATTCTTAATGACTATAATCTGCTGAGGGTAATTTGAAAACCTTCCAGTAGGTGGCGACATTGCACCACGTTACCTGCGACAGGCCGTAAAAATCCAACAGAAGAAGTTTGCGACGTCTGCTGTCGTAAACAACGTCAAGATGTCTGAATCACCAGCTTATGGCTTAGCCTGAAAacattagtttagttttgtttttggtttactttttttcattttgtttcgtttGGCGACCTGCACATTGAATTAGATGGAGAACAACAGCTTACCATGAAACTCCGGGTGCAGAATGACAGGTGAGCCGCAGCTAACCGCCAGTGTGGCCTGATAGAAAACAACCGTtagctgctaatgctaatgctaacggcAGGAAGCGGTCATCTGAGTTGTTATCTGCCTGACACTGTTTATGGTGTTATTGCATGATAATTACAGATGTAGCCGGTGTTCTGCTACCTTTTGGTTATATTCCAAAAAACATTGGACTGGTAGCCTGGGTGAGACACAAAACTGCAACACTGAATGCTAGTctatttaaccctataaagccaagtgtatcatatttgatacatacgtttttgagacctctacatcatcagtgtgatattttccccctgaaaaacctgatgaatacatgaattgatgattaaaaaaactgagcaacaaatttcacaaaaataccagatgtaacaaaaatgatttgctggttccactggtggatctgtcattactgcgtgaaaacttcatatcagcagatgtatgatgttgttttatatggaaaaaaaagattttgtatgtttgaggaaaatgtaaaaaggaaagtcaaagttttatttggttaaaaatattaggttttatgtgattatgttagttcaagaaaagcaaattgtgagcaacaaattgcacaaaaagacctgatgtatcaaatatgatccaaattaaattcatatatgaaaattgatattgaatttaaaaaaatgttagccggttcaacaaacactccagttttgaaaatttagaattttttggcaattatttcacggttcaggctttatagggttaagtcaGCATAAAACTTCAGTTAACTAAATAATTCAACACAACAGCTTTCAAACATGCTGCAAGACAAGGCTACTACTAAACTATTGTCACTCAAATAATAGTCAAATACAAAAGTGGCATCGTTTGTTTGCTGGGAGCCCTAtattcaaagagaaatgcaaagTCCTGCAATAAAACAGAGTGCTTTTCAatctttattctccttggcgttcagtcccagctaggcaagaatccttggctttctttttttttacttttttacccttttatttgtctttttatctctaacactgTTCTGGATTgagtttatattaatattttattctattttattttattgtttttactgtttttagtattttattgttttcattgtttttattgtcttatttatacctatttgtatatgatttattctatttgaataactgtacagcactttggtcaactgaggttgtttttaaatgtgctctataaataaactttgacttgacttgacttgacttgactttatcTCAGATTAGCTGACAACCATACGATCTGCTGAATCCCTCTCAATTTTCAAAGAGAGGCTGAAGACCATAGCTCTTTACTGATCACCTACACAcataatcaacacacacacacacacacacacacacacaaggaaaaaacctgcacttacgtcctaaaagcacttacgtccgAACAACCATCCTCCTCGGACTCAACGTAATATATGccactttttctttcttattctTGTTGTTTCTTGATTTCATTCTTGCCTGTGTTGTATGATTGTAAAACTGTGCAACTTCCATTTCGTCATAGGGATTTTGAATACAGCTGTGATCTCACCTGATAACACACTGTGATATAGTAGGGCTCggcgatatatttttaaatataatatggaattggaccatatcacatatattgatatagttaatttttttctatctttatttataaatgctgcccttactagggtttgtcatatttagttcttttgtaatgtttatgattcttttctaatttaaatatatttatttcagaaaaagattggcctgttaaatttcataggctatttttatttcagatattttttttcatttaaatgtgcactttatggagctttgatttaaaaaaaaaaaaaaaaaaaaaaaagatactccggttatacagtattaatgctcgcttaaataaatggtttcaataaaactacttgtgacatgtcacatttggctttgactgaacatttgctctcactttgcgataaaaatatcgggataaatATCGTATATCGAGATTCAACCTTAATATATGaggatatgacttttgctcCAGACCGCCCAGCCCTGTGACAGAGGCTATAATCATTTCTCTTTTCTGTCAAAGGAGTGATTCCAGAAGAGCACTGAAACTGAGGGAGTCAACTGTAATGCAGCCTAATTCAAGTGAGCGGGGCGCCCATGCAGGAAATGGTTTATCCCTAACTCTGGAACCAGAGCTGACCAGGACGCCGGcccctggtgctgctgctgctgctgctgctgccgtcatTGACAGTAATGACGTGCGGGTAACAATGACCAGCAAACCTGGAGAGTCCAGTGGAGGAGCATCATCCAGGAGGTCCAGGGTCAACTCCCACAGCCACACCCATTCTCAGCCACATGTGCACAGCCGTGGGCCGCACCACTCCAACACAGAGCCTGAGCTTGACCCACCAGATTCTGATCTGGACTCTGGTGAACCCAGCACGTCCTTTTCAGAGCTTCGCTGTCTCTTCCGCTGGCTCCAGAAGAGTCTTCCTTTCCTTATCATACTGTGTGCTAAACTGGTCATCCAACATGCGCTTGGTGAATATGCATTCTGcaaacaacattattattattattagcagctGTGAACACAAGAcaacttcttctctttctcttcgtCCACCAGGTCTAGCAGTTGGGGTTGGCCTCTTCACAACTTTTTTATAtgtgaacaaaaacattcaaactcAAGTCTTTCTTCAGGtcagttaaaaacagaaaaaaaaattgattctttttttacGTTTTATGCTTTAGATGCCTAAACCATGTTTTTGCCTGTGTGTCCATTCAGGATCGTCACTCAAAGCTGCAGTGTGTATGGCTGCTACTGTTCCTGACCTCTTCCACCCTCCTGCTTTATTACACCTTTCTCACTGAGACACTTCACCATTGGTAAGAGTGAATGCATCATCTCACATTAGTTATCTTCCAAAGAAACAAGATTATGTCCCGATTTCCTGTAGCCAGTCACCTGTTCTTGGAGTCTCAGTTGTAAGAGAAACAGAAGAGAAGAATATGTATTGTGGCATAACGACAATTATATGAAATGCAGTGCACAGCGCCAAAATGAACGTGACATTAAACCATAATATCACCTTCCTTCCAGCCTCATCTTCCTCAGCCCTACCATTGAGCCACTGGGTTTCTGGGAGGTCCTATGGGCTGTTGGCATCACTAACTTCATAATAAAGTTTCTCTTCATGGGGATTAAGTGCCTTATTCTGCTGCTGCCATCTTCCCTGGTGACCTACAGAACCCAGGTGAGCCTGATGGATTTCCCCTTTagaatgttggttaaaaataaatttagcaCTCGCATGTTGTGACTTGGCAGTGATGGTTCAGTCATTCTTATCTGCTGTGTTTATGTCTCCAGGGGCGATGGGTGATGCTGTCTGAGGAGCTGGGTCAGGTCCACCAGGCCACAGCTCCGGTTCCACTGTGGTTCCGCTACCTGGTCACGTACCAGGAGGTCGACGGCACCCCTGGACTCACACTGGGGGTCCTGCTGGCTTTGCTCTACCTCATTCTGAAGGTGTGTTCAGTTAAACTAACTAGAAATAGATCCTTGAAAACATACCACTTGAATTAGAATATACAGAAAGGTTTACAATGgactttttataattattaccATTATCCTTTTTCTTCCCACTCTTGTCCATGGGGGGGAGGTTTAATACCTAA
Coding sequences within it:
- the rnft1 gene encoding E3 ubiquitin-protein ligase RNFT1, encoding MKLRVQNDRSDSRRALKLRESTVMQPNSSERGAHAGNGLSLTLEPELTRTPAPGAAAAAAAAVIDSNDVRVTMTSKPGESSGGASSRRSRVNSHSHTHSQPHVHSRGPHHSNTEPELDPPDSDLDSGEPSTSFSELRCLFRWLQKSLPFLIILCAKLVIQHALGLAVGVGLFTTFLYVNKNIQTQVFLQDRHSKLQCVWLLLFLTSSTLLLYYTFLTETLHHCLIFLSPTIEPLGFWEVLWAVGITNFIIKFLFMGIKCLILLLPSSLVTYRTQGRWVMLSEELGQVHQATAPVPLWFRYLVTYQEVDGTPGLTLGVLLALLYLILKLLGLYGQWTSLLKSVRIFLKGEHTGTAATRSQCSEAGDVCPICQGEYREPRVLLCQHIFCDECIALWFNREKSCPLCRTVITEKVYKWRDGATSPHLQIY